The nucleotide window CTGCTTACAGCCTCGTCGTGCTCGACATCAAGATGCCGGGCATGGACGGGATTCAAACCCTTGGTGAGATCAAAAAGCTTAATAAGGACCTCCCTGTTATTCTTTGTTCGGCTTACGGTGAGTTCAAGCAGGATTTTTCCAGCTGGGTATCGGACGGCTATGTTGTCAAGTCTGCCGACACACGTGAGCTGAAAGAGATGATAAAAAGGGCGTTGGGTGCGTAGGATGGCGCGCTTACGAAAAGCCCTCATACCTGCTGGTGGGTTCGGTACCAGGCTCCTTCCCGCAACAAAGGCCGTCCCGAAAGAGCTCTTGCCCATTGTCGACAAACCTCTTGTTCAGTTTATTGTGGAGGAATTGGTAGCGTCCGGCTTCGAAGAGTTGGTTTTGGTCACGGGGAGGCAAAAAGGCTCCATAGAGGATCA belongs to Syntrophorhabdales bacterium and includes:
- a CDS encoding response regulator, whose amino-acid sequence is MKTATILIVDDEEHIRLLFKEELEDEGYSVDLASNGLEALEKLKRSAYSLVVLDIKMPGMDGIQTLGEIKKLNKDLPVILCSAYGEFKQDFSSWVSDGYVVKSADTRELKEMIKRALGA